The sequence below is a genomic window from Desulfobacterales bacterium.
TTTGACCTTCAATGACTTCAATTACATTTATTTTTCCATCTTTTGAATGAATTTTAAATGACGAAGTAGTTAGTTTTTTTACATTCATGCTATTTGAAGGATGGGGAGATAAAAAAATACTAAAATCAATATCATTAATACGGATTCCTTTTAAATAAACATCATAAATTTTAAAAGAATCAAGGTCATCCATAAGCATAAAATCAGCTTTAAAACCAGGTGCTATAGCTCCTTGTTTTTTCAATCCAAAAAATCTTGCCGTATTTATAGAAGCCATTTGTATAGCCCTAATTGGGTTTAAGCCTAAACTGATTGCCTTTTTAACAGAATAGTCAAGATGTCCTTTTGTTTTAAAGTCAAAAGTATGCCTATCGTCCGATACAAGGGAAATATTTGAAGCGTTAAAATCATTTATGATTGGAATAAGATCTTTAAGATTTTTAGCTGTTGAACCTTCTCTTATAAATAAATGCATACCTTTTCCAAGTTTTTCTTTTGCTTCGGATAATACAGATGCTTCATGCTCACTTTTTGGACCAGCTATTATATAAGCATTAAGATCTTTTCCTGAAAGCAAAGGACAATGTCCGTCTATTATTTTATCAGAGGCAACTTTAATTTTTTGTAAAATCGCTACATCCTGCATAATCACACCAGGAAAATTCATCATTTCAGCGAGGCCTAAAAATCTGTCGGGATATTTTTTTAAAAGCTGAGATATATCTGCAGCATCAATGAAAGCTCCTGAAGTTTCCAAATTTGTTGCCGGAACACATGATGGAGCCATAAAATAAAATTCGATAGGCATATTTTTAGTAGAATCAAGCATATATTTTATGCCATCAATACCAAGAACATTCGCAATTTCATGGGGGTCACATATTATGGTAGCAGTTCCATGTTCTGATGCAATTTTTGCAAATTCAATGGGAGAAAGTAAAGTAGATTCAATGTGAATATGGCCTTCTATTAAGCCTGGAACCATGTACTTTCCGTCAGCATCAATAATTTTGTCGGCATTGTAATCGCCAAATCCAATAAAAATACCATCCGCAATACCGACATTTTCTTTATGTATTTCGCCTGAAAGGACATTAATGACATTAACATTTTTGATTAAAATATTTAATGGGATATCGCCTTTAGCATAGGAAATTAATTTTTCGATAGTCATAAAATCAGCTTTTCCATTGTTTATTGTAGGGGCGTATGCAAATCCCCTACAATAAATATAATCTATTCTTTTGGTTTTTCCAAAATAATTCTAACATCAGCGACAGTTGCACCATCTCCTTCTTCATGAACGAGAAGAGGGTTAATATCAAGTTCCATAATTTCAGGATGATTTACAACCATATGGGAAAGACTTACCAATAATTTTTCTATTGCATCTGTGTCTGCTTTTGGTTTGCCTCTAAACCCGCTTAAAAGAGCGTAACCTTTTATGCCTTTAATCATTCTTCTGGCATTATTTCTTCCGATAGGAGCTACTCTGAATATAACATCTTTAAAAATTTCAACAAAAACACCGCCGATACCAAACATTATTAAAGGTCCAAAATTAGGATATCTTTTCATACCAAGAATAACTTCTTCGCCAGGTATAGCCATTTTTAAAACAAGGACACCGTCAATACGGGCATCAGGATTATAATTTTTAGCATTTTGAATAATTTCTTTAAAAGAAAATTTAACTTCATCTGCATTTCTAAGGCCTACTTTAACTCCTCCTGCATCGGATTTATGGAGTATCTGAGCTGACATTATTTTTAAAACTACAGGATAACCTATTTTTTCTGCAATTTCAGCGGCTTCATTTTCGTTTTTAGCTAAAATAGTCGGCAAGACTTTAAATCCGTAGCATTTAAGTATTTCCGTTCCATAAAGTTCGCCAAGATGCCTTCTTCCTTCAGATAGACAAGTTCGTATTATTTCTTTTGCTTTTTCTACATCATGTGTGAGTTCAAACTGGGCTAATTTTTGCCTTGTGAGCCATTTT
It includes:
- the ade gene encoding adenine deaminase; the encoded protein is MTIEKLISYAKGDIPLNILIKNVNVINVLSGEIHKENVGIADGIFIGFGDYNADKIIDADGKYMVPGLIEGHIHIESTLLSPIEFAKIASEHGTATIICDPHEIANVLGIDGIKYMLDSTKNMPIEFYFMAPSCVPATNLETSGAFIDAADISQLLKKYPDRFLGLAEMMNFPGVIMQDVAILQKIKVASDKIIDGHCPLLSGKDLNAYIIAGPKSEHEASVLSEAKEKLGKGMHLFIREGSTAKNLKDLIPIINDFNASNISLVSDDRHTFDFKTKGHLDYSVKKAISLGLNPIRAIQMASINTARFFGLKKQGAIAPGFKADFMLMDDLDSFKIYDVYLKGIRINDIDFSIFLSPHPSNSMNVKKLTTSSFKIHSKDGKINVIEVIEGQILTKSLEIKPKIINNLCEADAEKDISKLAVIERHHGTGNIGLSFIKGLKMKRGAICSTVAHDSHNLIVAGMNDNDMLLACRECISQGGGFVAANNGKILAKMALPIAGLMSDKPINSVITEQKNIDDACKKICDIDNPFMTLSFLSLPVIPFLKLTDKGLVDVENFKIIEIYSE